A DNA window from Bradyrhizobium barranii subsp. barranii contains the following coding sequences:
- a CDS encoding ABC transporter permease: MNHRAIRAIYLFEMARTWRTLLQSIVSPVVSTSLYFVVFGAAIGSRISQVEGVSYGTFIVPGLIMLSVLTQSIANASFGIYFPKFTGTIYEILSAPISYGEIVLGYVGAAATKSIILGLIILATAGLFVPLHIHHPVWMLAFLVLTAVTFSLFGFIIGIWADGFEKLQMIPMLVVTPLTFLGGSFYSIDMLPAGWRTVALLNPVVYLISGFRWSFYEIADVSVSVSICMTTAFLVICLAVIWWIFRTGYRLKN; the protein is encoded by the coding sequence ATGAACCATCGCGCCATCCGCGCCATCTATCTGTTCGAAATGGCGCGCACCTGGCGTACGCTGCTGCAAAGCATCGTCTCGCCTGTCGTCTCGACCTCGCTCTATTTCGTGGTGTTCGGTGCCGCGATCGGCTCGCGCATCAGCCAGGTCGAGGGCGTCAGCTACGGCACCTTCATCGTGCCGGGCCTGATCATGCTCTCGGTGCTGACACAGAGCATCGCCAACGCTTCCTTCGGCATCTACTTTCCGAAATTCACCGGCACGATCTACGAAATCCTGTCGGCGCCAATTTCCTATGGCGAGATCGTGCTCGGCTATGTCGGCGCCGCCGCGACGAAGTCGATCATTCTCGGCCTGATCATTCTCGCCACCGCCGGGCTTTTCGTTCCATTGCATATTCACCATCCGGTGTGGATGCTGGCCTTCCTGGTGCTGACGGCGGTGACGTTCAGCCTGTTCGGCTTCATCATCGGCATCTGGGCCGACGGCTTCGAAAAGCTCCAGATGATCCCGATGCTGGTGGTGACGCCGCTGACCTTCCTCGGCGGCAGCTTCTATTCCATCGACATGCTGCCGGCAGGCTGGCGCACCGTGGCGCTGCTGAACCCGGTCGTCTATCTGATCTCAGGCTTCCGCTGGAGCTTCTACGAGATTGCGGATGTCAGCGTGTCCGTCAGCATCTGCATGACGACGGCGTTCCTGGTGATCTGCCTCGCCGTGATCTGGTGGATTTTCCGCACCGGATATCGGCTGAAGAATTGA
- a CDS encoding ABC transporter ATP-binding protein — translation MSSIISVAKLSKTYGSGFKALKNVNLDIKRGEIFALLGPNGAGKTTLISIICGIANPSEGTVLVGGENIQTSYRKARSLIGLVPQELHTDAFESVWATVSFSRGLFGKPKNPAHIEKVLKDLSLWDKKDNKIITLSGGMKRRVMIAKALSHEPQILFLDEPTAGVDVELRKGMWEVVRTLQQSGVTIILTTHYIEEAEEMADRIGVINKGEIVLVEDKATLMEKLGKKRLTLHLQGKVTTLPDSLSHYELDVCDGGATLVYDYDTKGERTGITSLLSDLRNAGIRFNDLDTTQSSLEDIFVDLVRTS, via the coding sequence ATGTCCTCCATCATTTCCGTCGCCAAATTGTCGAAGACCTATGGGTCCGGCTTCAAGGCGCTCAAGAACGTCAATCTCGACATCAAGCGCGGCGAGATTTTCGCGCTGCTCGGCCCCAACGGCGCCGGCAAGACCACGCTGATCTCGATCATCTGCGGCATCGCCAACCCAAGCGAAGGCACGGTCCTCGTCGGCGGCGAGAACATCCAGACCTCGTACCGCAAGGCCCGCTCGCTGATCGGCCTCGTGCCCCAGGAATTGCACACCGACGCCTTCGAGAGCGTGTGGGCGACGGTGAGCTTCTCCCGCGGCCTGTTCGGCAAGCCGAAGAACCCCGCCCATATCGAGAAGGTGCTGAAGGACCTCTCGCTCTGGGACAAGAAGGACAACAAGATCATCACGCTCTCCGGCGGCATGAAGCGCCGCGTGATGATCGCGAAAGCGCTGTCGCACGAGCCGCAGATCCTGTTCCTGGACGAGCCGACCGCCGGCGTCGACGTCGAGCTGCGCAAGGGCATGTGGGAGGTGGTGCGCACCCTGCAGCAATCCGGCGTCACCATCATCCTGACCACGCACTACATCGAGGAAGCCGAGGAGATGGCCGACCGCATCGGCGTCATCAACAAGGGCGAGATCGTGCTGGTCGAGGACAAGGCGACGTTGATGGAGAAGCTCGGCAAGAAGCGGTTGACGCTGCATCTGCAGGGCAAGGTCACGACGCTGCCGGACAGCCTCAGCCATTACGAGCTCGACGTCTGCGACGGCGGCGCGACGCTCGTCTACGACTACGACACCAAGGGCGAGCGCACCGGCATCACCAGCCTGCTCAGCGACCTCCGCAACGCCGGCATCCGCTTCAACGATCTCGACACGACGCAATCGTCGCTCGAGGACATCTTCGTCGACCTCGTGAGGACGTCATGA
- a CDS encoding glycerophosphodiester phosphodiesterase: MPSRTATILIVLSVLTAGQAMAFDLEAHRGGRALLPENTLPAFANALSMGVDTLELDAGVTADGEVIISHERGLNPDLACDAGGAYVVPPGTPFVKLQLADVRTYDVGQIRPDSSYAKQFPDQRAVPGTRIPTLGELFALVRKAGNTRVRFNIETKIDPNHPDESLDPRGFVAKLLGLIEAEGFSDRVMIQSFDWRTLLLVQQQAPNIPTVYLTLQRGSGQTVALDKATNWTAGFSPADHGGSLPRTIKAAGGAVWSPYFGDVTEAVISEAHTLGLRIVVWTVNKREDMARMIELGVDGIISDRPDLLRQVAGEKGIALPAGTPVMP; encoded by the coding sequence ATGCCGTCACGTACCGCGACAATCCTGATCGTGCTCTCGGTTCTCACTGCGGGACAAGCCATGGCCTTTGATCTCGAAGCGCACCGCGGCGGGCGCGCGCTGTTGCCGGAAAACACCCTGCCGGCCTTCGCCAACGCGCTATCGATGGGCGTGGACACGCTGGAGCTCGACGCCGGCGTGACCGCGGATGGCGAGGTCATCATCTCGCATGAACGCGGGCTCAATCCCGACCTCGCGTGCGATGCAGGAGGTGCTTACGTCGTCCCGCCCGGCACGCCGTTCGTGAAGCTGCAGTTGGCCGATGTCAGGACCTATGACGTCGGCCAGATCCGCCCCGACAGTTCCTACGCGAAGCAATTCCCCGACCAGCGGGCCGTGCCGGGGACACGCATTCCCACCCTGGGCGAGCTGTTCGCGCTGGTGCGCAAGGCCGGCAACACGCGCGTGCGCTTCAATATCGAGACCAAGATCGATCCAAACCATCCGGACGAGTCGCTCGATCCGCGAGGCTTTGTCGCAAAGCTGCTCGGGCTGATCGAGGCCGAGGGATTTTCCGATCGCGTCATGATCCAGTCGTTCGACTGGCGGACCCTGCTGCTCGTCCAGCAGCAGGCGCCCAACATTCCGACGGTGTATTTGACGCTCCAGCGCGGCTCGGGCCAGACGGTCGCGTTGGACAAGGCGACGAACTGGACGGCGGGTTTCAGCCCGGCCGATCACGGCGGCTCGCTGCCGCGGACGATCAAGGCTGCGGGCGGCGCGGTCTGGTCGCCCTATTTCGGCGATGTGACCGAGGCGGTCATCTCGGAGGCGCACACGCTCGGACTGCGCATCGTGGTCTGGACCGTCAACAAGCGCGAGGACATGGCGCGCATGATCGAGCTCGGCGTCGACGGCATCATCTCGGACAGGCCGGACCTGCTGCGGCAAGTCGCGGGCGAGAAGGGAATTGCATTGCCGGCGGGAACGCCGGTGATGCCGTGA
- a CDS encoding L,D-transpeptidase, whose translation MRFQMRSFFIAFSSLMFLSAGAAQAKVEITIDKDNQQMTVAVDGVARYRWPVSTGIPSRETPGGAFRAFRMEEDHYSKEFDDAPMPHAIFFTKVGHAIHGTDSVGRLGSPASHGCVRLSRQNASTLYALVQQQGVLNTTVTLTGSAQVALARNPRGRNPTAVARAPQPAEEQYATSGDPVNLAPPAQPARRYMPQDDNYIYPADGSDTGTRYPAPRSASRPLYDAQVYQQQQPQQYYNQGYGQQGYYQPQPRQYYQPRGYYQN comes from the coding sequence ATGCGTTTCCAGATGCGTTCCTTTTTCATCGCTTTTTCCTCATTGATGTTTTTGAGCGCGGGCGCCGCCCAGGCCAAGGTCGAGATCACCATCGACAAGGACAATCAGCAGATGACCGTCGCCGTCGACGGCGTCGCGCGCTATCGCTGGCCGGTGTCAACAGGCATCCCCTCGCGCGAAACGCCGGGCGGCGCCTTCCGCGCCTTCCGCATGGAAGAGGATCACTACTCCAAGGAATTCGACGACGCGCCGATGCCGCACGCGATCTTCTTCACCAAGGTCGGGCACGCGATTCACGGCACCGACTCGGTCGGCCGCCTCGGCTCGCCGGCGTCGCACGGCTGCGTGCGACTGTCGCGTCAGAATGCCTCGACGCTCTATGCGCTGGTGCAGCAGCAGGGCGTCCTCAACACCACGGTGACGCTGACCGGCTCGGCCCAGGTGGCTCTGGCCCGCAACCCGCGCGGCCGCAACCCCACTGCAGTGGCCCGCGCGCCGCAGCCGGCCGAAGAGCAGTACGCCACCTCAGGCGATCCCGTGAATCTCGCACCGCCGGCGCAGCCCGCCCGCCGCTACATGCCGCAGGACGACAATTACATCTACCCGGCTGACGGCAGCGACACCGGCACGCGCTATCCCGCGCCGCGCTCGGCCAGCCGCCCGCTGTATGACGCGCAGGTCTATCAGCAGCAGCAGCCGCAGCAGTACTACAATCAAGGCTACGGCCAGCAGGGCTACTATCAGCCACAGCCCCGGCAATACTATCAGCCGCGCGGTTACTATCAGAACTGA